Genomic window (Cucumis sativus cultivar 9930 chromosome 2, Cucumber_9930_V3, whole genome shotgun sequence):
CTCGAGATTAACAGAATGTTGTTTGGTTCTTTTTGTGTGTCATCTAAAGTGTAATGATGCTTAATTGGAGGCTTACGTAAAAGATTGAGACTTCTTCAGTGGCCATCTTCTCATGTCAGGCTACTAAGCAGCCAAATTTTATGACTAAGCAGCCTGTtgttaaatcttattttaaagtAAGATCTCATCCCTTATGCTTTCTTGGTCCGCAACTATGATGAAGACATTTCTAAGATTAGCCACCTGATAGAGTGTTTGAGTACTTACAAAATGGCTGGTTTATCTGCACTAACGTCTCTCCAAGAAAAAGTACTGTCAGTTTACTTGGTGCGTTTGGACATATAACTTGAAGGGCTTCTAGCACTTCTCAAAACTTTGACATAGCGTTCCATCTTATTTGCTTAAGACCATATTTGCTAATGGATAATCCTGTGCCAGTGCttccatttcatttaaaaatcgCTATTCTCattttaatcttcttttccCAAGCTTCCCAAGATTCAGACCATATTTATAATGAAAGTTTTTAGGGTTAATATTGATTCAACTTCCCAAGGTTAGGTGACCTCCAATCACtcaaaaatattcaaatggagagagagagaaaaaagtaaaataaaaactagtGATCACTAGGAAGGTAGTTTGAGACTTTCTCAAatctttctctatttttcttcagGAAAGTTAAGGGAACTCACAGATGGAcatagagaaacaaaaaaggaaacaaagtAGAACCAGAGAATAAACCCCCAAATTTGCACACTTAGTAGACTCAAATCTTTGCACACATAAGAACAGAGAATCTAGAGCTAGAAAGAGCTTTTTACCAGTAGACGTCAATGCCTTACCATAGTCCCATATTTGGAGCCTTCACAAGttcacatatttttgttttgctctTCTTGTGTTATAAGCGTCAATTTGAAACACATTCATTATGATGTGCTCCATGCTTGAGCTGGAGTTggtttgaataaaatttgtcCTTTGGGAGATTCAAAGGATTTTATTTGAAGCAACACAGATGCTTTGATGTTTTGTAAAATTGTAAGAGATGATTGAATATAGCACAAACGTCTAGTTATCTATTGTGCAGTAGTAATATCACTACTCTGCTCTGATGAGGTGGTGTGTTGACttctaacaattttcttttaatctaacttttttcttttttaaaaaacaaattcttgtagctccttttcatttaaattagaCATGCAGAAAGGTTTCTATTTGATCTTGTTCCAATCCCAATTTTTGTAACAGTGGTAGCTACGTTTCATCATTTCATAGGCTATCAACATATCatatagaaattgaaaaaaaaaaagacatggTTTTCTCCtcattttgaaatgattttgctCTGATATTCCTACTTTTCTTTCTGATTGGCAGGAAAAGAGCAAAGAGAAAAAGcataaaaaggagaagaaagaaaaggaaaagagagagggcaaagaaaaaagagataagGATAAAAGTGATGAGAAACGCCgggaaaagaaagacaaaaagaaagacaGGGACAAAAAGAAGGATAGGAAtaaggagaaggagaaagcACATGCTTCGGAGGAGAGTAAGCATTCGGGGAAAATTGGGAGTCAAAATGGAGAGGAAGTTGTTAGAGTCAAACATAACAGTGTCCAAGAGGAGAAGCATGCTGGGCAATTTGATTCTTATGTTGGAAATAAGATTAGTCAGAATGCTTTTCACTCTAAGGAGACAAAGCACACAAAAATGGTGCTGGAGGTGGGGAGGAGAATTGAGGACAGTGGAACTGCGAAGGTTGAGAAGTTTGCTGTTGCACAACCAAGAAGGGATGATGGAATGGTCACACAGGTGGGTAGGATTTCTGAGACCTTGCTTGAAACTAAGGACCAAAGCAAGAACAAGaaaattgatgaaagaaaatacaatggTCAAGGACTCAGACACGAGGAAAGATTTAGTGGCAGTTCTGCAGTCCCAAGTTCAGCCCCAACTTCGACTGCAACTGCAACTGCCACTGCCACTGCCACTGCCACTGCCACTGCGACTGTTGAACCTGGAGTTCCAGGAATGTTCAAACAATTGGAGAAAAGTGCTGAGAGAAGGAAagaatcaaatgataaaactagACAGAAAGAAGGTGAAGAAAGACGGAGCAAACACAAGGATAAAGATAAGGAGAAGAAAGGACGGTCAAATGATAAACAGGgcaataaagagaagaaaaaagaaaagaaagcaaaggAGAAGGTGGAAGAGAAGAATGCCATGGTAGATAAAACAAAGGAGATCAATAAGGATAACCTATTAGGTAGACATTCTACAAATACGAATACATCACAACTTCCTGACAGCAATATAGTTGCTGCAGTTGAGGAAAACTTAATTAAGAAACGGAAGGACTTTGAGCCTAATGGAGTCTTGCATGGTGAGTTAATTTGTATAAATGAACCACATAATTATTTGGCTATGGATCTATTAATTGAACTTGGTTGTGGTTTATACTGGTAACTCTTTTAGCTctcaaaatagttttcttaattttctttcagcAATTGACAACAGATCCAGTAAGTTGTTGAGGCCTACTTCTCATTCATTGAAGGAAAATGGTAGGATACTGGAACCGTGCTTGCGTTCCACCTTGCCTCCTTCAGAGAGACAGGCTGTGTCAAATGACCTTATTTTGGTTAGTAAAGAACGCAAGATTAATGGCATTATTGAAGCTCACCACCCACCTGCCTCTTCGAAACACAGGTCTGGACAAGTTGATCATCCTCAACCTCCTGCAATGCATAAAAAATCACCTCATCCAGATTCCAAGCACTTGAGTCAGGTATATTCAGTACCCAAAATGGAGGAATTGTCAGATTCTGATAGCCAAGATTGGCTATTTAGCGGCAATTCTTCCCTAGCAATGAAGCCCAAGTTGGAAGTTTCGGAGGCCAAGGAAATGCCAAACGTATGGGCCGATGCAATGCAGATAGAATCCGCTGATGTTTATGCTCTCCCTTATGTTATTCCATACTGATGGTCTCACAGGGCTTGATTTACCAACTTGATTCTATCTGACTCAGGGTAGGTGCCGCCTTGAAATTGTGTTGGAGTGGTGGTTCACCGACAGCCACGTCGCACCAACTCCCTTGAACACATGGAAGCACAGATCCTTTCTTCCACTGCTGCTCCTGCAGCTGGGGCTGGACATGTGATTTTGATAATCTTGCTATCAAATTGTTGATTGGAACAGCGTCATCTGGATTGCTCTTGATCGTTGAGGGGTGGGGGGTAGGTATGGAAGGTGGTTTTTGGCTTAGGACATTAAATAACTAATTCattgaaatgagaaaaattCATAAAGGCAGTTCTGGGAGGTTTGCCTGcagagagagagtgagagagagagagagatagagaggaGGTGTGAGCTTgtggtattttatttaatttgctTGGAGCTGAAAAAAGCACTTTCTAATTGAGAATGTGAAAGGAATTAGATGTGGTCTTTACAACTCCACCACAATTTTGATTTGTATCAtagaacttttttatttacagAAATGTAAGATagagggaaaaggaaaagtagtGCAATTCATTTATGAGGCTGCGGATTAGTTTtcatatcttcatttttcatttcctaGATGGTGTGATAAAAAGACTGCTGGTTTGCTTTTTGAAAATACTGAAAGCTTACTACCCCTTACTATTAGGCTCAAgaaattttctcttcttgcCACCTTTCTGTTCTTCTATGAAAACACTTACTGGATTCTTCATAGATTAGTTTACTGTCAATTAGAATAGAACAGAGATGGAGACCGTAGAAGTTGATAGGTAGCAGGTGTTACTGTTTCTCACAATCATTGAAACAAATGTTGGTAAGTTGAAGAATCCTTTGTAAATCCTTCATCTTGATTCTTTCTGCCTTAAatcttcttttagttttatgacACTTTGTTTTGGGAAGTTTGAGATTATTGGATACTTGATAACTTTAAATCAATACCATAggaacttctttttttccccatCTTTTAAGGTTGGGTAGATTTAGGGTTtggttttagttatttatttgatatataatttttaaattttcatctttcaaatTATTCCTTTAGAACTTTTTGATCACAGAAAGCTGGGGAGTGTTGGAGGTAAAGATTCTCGgtctatttgaaaatttttcattaaaaataataattcaaccCAAACATTCTTGACATGATAAATGATTTACTTTTATTGGCCGCTACTAGTTTGAGTAAGAGTAAAAGTCAAACACCTGCATGAGTAAATATAAACAAGTTGGAGTAGTGCTCAATGATCtccattttcaaatgaaactgatattttcttttaattattattactatttgtttacccatttttttccatttcaactctaatcttatttttaactaaaatatttaaccaGCAACTTGAAACTTTTGCATGTACTAATTCCCATGCAACCTTGAATACAgatcttatttatttcttcaCCAATTTCTACATATGCATAGTATaggtaaaattttcaaagcaCTTTCTAATGTGTTTCGTTTTCATCCAATAGTATCTATTATTATCAGACACATCTAATAATGTATTACATTccattgaaattaattaacttactAGAAATGCACTATATCCTAAGAATCTACTAAGTTTCCAGAACTTTTGCTCATCACTACGTTGATGagtattattcttttcaagtatttttaCTATTCTAGTACATCTCTTAACACACAACAAAGTGAAAAACACCtcaatttttatcttcttaaatttgacacagaaaaaaaaaacttcttttcttaatttcgtTCCAAAGTATCATGTTGACTCATTCCTTATGTTTCTCAAGGAACATTCCATTAGCCATCAACTCAGCTTTCAGCTCCACCACTTCATTTTCCGGCAGAATCACAGTCACAAACCTTCCGCGGTCGTCCCGGCCACTGACCCCATCGTCTACTGGCCCAGGAACGACCACTACCGCTCCACCGTCTCCGACGCCGTGCAAGGTGTAGTACACAAATTTGGGTTTCTCATAATCCAATTCCATGATCCCATTTCCGTACAAATTAGCGTCATCCCATTTCACAAATGTCAGATTGGCCCCGTAAACAATAAAATCACTCACTCCATCGTCCCTGTTCACAGCCTCTTCAATGAGTTCCCCTTCGTCGTCCGCCGCGCTACCAACCAACAGAGCCGCCAGATCCCTCTGGTCGACGTCGGAGACAGCGGCCGCAGCAGATTTGACTGTACTGATCTTTTGGGTGTTCCCAATTACTTTCCCCTGTTGTTTAACTGGATCAAGTTTACAGAGAGTTACCGTCGTGGGTTCGGAGCCTCGCCGGAGCTTGGCTATAGAATGCCAGAGAGCGGCGGAGATGGATTCGAAAGGTGGGGTTTGGTGGGGCATTTGGGTTTGTAAATTGGCCAATTGGGTTGGGTttaatttgaaggaaaatgatTCCATTTTGTACTTGTTGGTGGGGATCCAGTGGTCGCCGACTGGGTCGACTCGGCGGAGGGAAAGTGGGGGTTTGGCGGAGGCAGAGACTGGAGGTTTGGGAGGCGGAGTGGTTGTGATGGTGCCAAGGGAAGGTAGTGGAGGAGATGTAAGGGCGGTGGCGGCGCCGAAGAGCATATTGGTGATGGAGTTCATGAAGGCGGCGGGGGAGAAGGCGTCACCGAGGACGTGGGCCCAGGTCAGCCCAATTGACATTCCTTTGCATTTGAATCTCGTTACCTTTATACAATACAACgtctttcattttatcaaaattgaacTATACCGCAAAATTCTAGTTTGTATTACAAATATTATggcttttccttcttttctttttaattttatgatatagcttttgtattttaagaataattgaATTGGTTCTATTTTTTACCGTGCAATTATTTGTTTAGGCTTGTGCatattaaatcaatattacttttaattttttcttgaagaGATCCGAAAGAGACAATATATGTTGACATTATACTCGTTTTCATTCAATAACCCCACTATCGTTTTcttaataattcattttactttACTAACTAATCAAAATCTTATGGTCCAAAAGATGAGAACTCTAACTGCACAATTACTAGGGTCGTACCTACACAACCAACTCTTTTTCTTACacagtaaataaaaaatcaattcactTTCGCTAACAGATAAGGACCTCTTGTCTACAGGAATATACAGTACCAGTTGGAACTAAGCTCATATTAGCTTCGCTAACAGATTTTCATTGTGTAGTTTgtgttctttttctattttctttcttttatatataataataataaaaataaaataaaaaaattattaggattcaaacaattcatcataaaactaaaattgaacaaatttcaaagtactgaaatcaaaatatagaaacGCCCAActcaaaaatttatatatacgtGTGTGAAGGTTGGCCCACCTTCAACTAGAAACCCACTCTCCATTTACTACCCTCATTAAAGCTAAACATGTTTCTCCCTACTGAATTTCCAATAATTGAGGAAAGAATGTGAatcaaaactagaaaaaaaatatccaaaaatttGAGCTcaatacaaatttctttttgagaCATATGTTCTCGTTGACTTATTCTTATGATCATTAGACTAAAATTCGATAGACATCTTTCTTGTGTAATTTCAATAGTTTTATGTATGTACAACGAAAATCTCTTTTACGcaaactaattttgtttggtaattaaaatgtatatattaacTGTCTTGGTTTTGAATGatccataaatttcaaatattctatttgaGTTCTAgttcttttgttgtttggggaaaaaaatttaatatgcaATGACAAAGCTAGATGAATATATGGAaggtttaaataaaaaatatatatgaaaatgatagatggatatatgaaatatttatttgtttatttgttttgaaaaggaTGAAAGGTTTACTTCACACCGTTGGAGTTTAGCTTTCAATCTCTGCCAGAACTTAGGTTTTTATACGAAGAAAAAAGGTACACTTACACCCATGCATGCATTAATTTCTGAAACtgatatatacttttttttagtaaaagatAAGGATCACACTTCAACtaattttatacaaatatataatattttagagCCTAATTATTTGTGTAACGTTGGAtctttagaaatttattatgttcCGAGTTGGTTGATTTAAATAtccatttttcattaaatgcttacttttaaaaattaatggtgatgtttattatttaattgaaaaaattataaaaatgatagaaatatataataaaaaacttaattaattataattattttcaattagtttatttagactaaactcaaaatgaatggaaaaaaatgtttttttttttcataatatttgaattgcTAAACTAGGGGTTAGATGTTTGATATTCATAAGAAAGATATATTAATAAGATTTATGATAGGAATATATTCACCTGTCTATAgagaactaaaaaataatttaaaagaaatttattaagAGAGTTATTGAAAAAGGgcaaaactattgaaaatcttcaataattgaattattattatgtgtaTGATTAAAGTCGTGAGATGCAACCcacatttttgttaatattttcactattttcttcataatttttttggagTTGGATCAATTATCTTAGaactaaaagataaatgaaagaattttattagtagtatattattcataactaagataaaatttgttattttgtcgTACTTGAGGCTCTACTATTcacttttaaaatacaaatatccACGTGAATTCTAACatctttaataatatttgGTAAGAAAATCATGTaccacaaaaaaaagaaatatattgaaaaagtaataaaaatataatataaagtaacAAACATAGTTGAcctatttaaatatttttaaaaaaattattgataatataatataaagtaacAAACATAGTTGAcctatttaaatatttttaaaaaaattattgatgtcgataatttatcaataaatcttgtttagtaaaatattactctttttaaaatctcatgtttgatttttttttttttactatatttacaaaatcaaaacctcaagcatattttttttttttgcaaaaaataCCTAAACTAATTTGTCatctaatacaatttttcaattatttatttttgttgtttcattttggtttttagtttttaggattttaataaaattaatctatCCTaacttagtttttctttctaaggGTTGATGAACGGATCTACTAACTATAACAACTAAACActtaaattgaaactttagataattaaatattttataatatttagttaataaaaattggaagaatataaaaacaatataaataataaacatgttGACTAGTTTGCTctctatttaataaatttatttaaaaatacacttAAATTTCAAGTTCGTAAAATTAGTTTGCTctctatttaataaatttatttaaaaacacacttaaatttaaagttagtaaaataagttaacCATTGGAGTGGGAAGAATTGAATAATTAGTAACGTTGGAGAAAGTAATTACATTGaccaacaataataatgtttttataataaagttttataaaaagaaatataaggTTAATATGAATCTAACTTAACTATGTACTCTGAGTGTGAGTGATTAAAAGTTGTAATATACTTCACATACTTATgtcgaaaaaagaaaaaaagttaatactCTAAAGTACAAAATACAAATCATATGTTAGACATCAGTATTTTAATccaatatttttaagtttactaaaaatttaaatgtcgattttaatttataaattataattttaaaaaagaaagagaaaaagaaaaaggggacGAA
Coding sequences:
- the LOC101208064 gene encoding protein ECERIFERUM 26-like, with product MVSGENEQSLVHSFRISSVGPGQTLGSDISYHLTGLDLAMKLHYINAIYFFDSEASHRVTLPQIKTATFVLFNDYYLTCGRLRREDSGRPFIKCNDCGARFIEAECDTTVSEWLEMIGDDCSPMKLLVSQKVIGPELNFSPPIYIQVTRFKCKGMSIGLTWAHVLGDAFSPAAFMNSITNMLFGAATALTSPPLPSLGTITTTPPPKPPVSASAKPPLSLRRVDPVGDHWIPTNKYKMESFSFKLNPTQLANLQTQMPHQTPPFESISAALWHSIAKLRRGSEPTTVTLCKLDPVKQQGKVIGNTQKISTVKSAAAAVSDVDQRDLAALLVGSAADDEGELIEEAVNRDDGVSDFIVYGANLTFVKWDDANLYGNGIMELDYEKPKFVYYTLHGVGDGGAVVVVPGPVDDGVSGRDDRGRFVTVILPENEVVELKAELMANGMFLEKHKE
- the LOC101207823 gene encoding glutamic acid-rich protein, giving the protein MSRCFPFPPPGYEKKSRAEDADLLKKEKSKEKKHKKEKKEKEKREGKEKRDKDKSDEKRREKKDKKKDRDKKKDRNKEKEKAHASEESKHSGKIGSQNGEEVVRVKHNSVQEEKHAGQFDSYVGNKISQNAFHSKETKHTKMVLEVGRRIEDSGTAKVEKFAVAQPRRDDGMVTQVGRISETLLETKDQSKNKKIDERKYNGQGLRHEERFSGSSAVPSSAPTSTATATATATATATATATVEPGVPGMFKQLEKSAERRKESNDKTRQKEGEERRSKHKDKDKEKKGRSNDKQGNKEKKKEKKAKEKVEEKNAMVDKTKEINKDNLLGRHSTNTNTSQLPDSNIVAAVEENLIKKRKDFEPNGVLHAIDNRSSKLLRPTSHSLKENGRILEPCLRSTLPPSERQAVSNDLILVSKERKINGIIEAHHPPASSKHRSGQVDHPQPPAMHKKSPHPDSKHLSQVYSVPKMEELSDSDSQDWLFSGNSSLAMKPKLEVSEAKEMPNVWADAMQIESADVYALPYVIPY